The Lactuca sativa cultivar Salinas chromosome 2, Lsat_Salinas_v11, whole genome shotgun sequence genome includes the window AGCAAGGTTCGTAACAACAAAAAAatccatatttttttttgaacaagACTCGTACATCACATGGTCCATGTATGAGAGACATAAATGAGTTTGGGTGATATAACTTACTGTGAAACCATGTTCAAGTGCATgggttattattaaaaaaaaaacacaccacacttgttcttggtttgCAACTAGACTCACATACAATGAAACAAAAAGGAGAAAGGAGGCTCACGGTGGATGAGGGAAGAGGGAGGTTgatgatggaggtggtggtggctggCGATCCTTGACAGCAGCAGGTAGTGGGGTGGTGGTGTAAGGTGGTGTAAGAAAGGGGGAAGAGGGGGAGAGATTAAGAGAGGGAGTGATAGAGAGAAGAAGGAGCTGATGAATTCGTGAGGATTTAGGGGAAGTATTGTCTTCTATTTATAGTATAAGCACACACACATACTTGATCAATGCCCATACCTCCAACTCATCTTGTACCTTTGGTGAAACTTGTACACAAAGGAATGGAGGTGAAGGAAAGACACGTGGGTTTGATACAAGCTTGAAGAAGATCAGATTTTTTTTAGTCTATCCTCCCATGTGGGCCCCACATAGGGCTATACCTCCATTAGGTGCTCAAAGACACCCTGATTCGGGTGCATCGGGAACCGTGTATCGAGATTTTTTTCGAGAATACCGTTAGAAAGAGTTTAATTCAAGAATTCCAGAACATCAAACGGATTAATTTTTGGAGCTACGGAATTTCGGGAAATCGCATTTAAAGTTTTTGCGTCTAACGACTGCGCGGTGTTTGTTTTCGCGACTTTTGTAAATATTTTCGTAAAAATTATTTCGAGTGTGAAATTAAGTAATAGACTATAACTTGAGTCCAAAAAAGCTCTCATAAATCCTGTCGGCAAAGCTCAAGTACCTCAACGGTTCGATTTGGTTTTACACGATTAAAGAAAAATCAGTGTTTTACTGTCTATTTTCTTAAAATTGTCGTATCTTttacatacaaactccgttttgtacgttctttatattttcggaaacaggggaacatgtactataatattttaatttttgttttgctcAAAACTGTTTAATgcaaaattttagtttttcaaaTGCGTTAATTAGCGTTGTCGTTTAAGCAGTTTGATTCGGTTGATGGTTTACCCGTTTGGAAGTAAGGTATCATCTGATATCATGTAATTATTTGTTTTTCATTAGATGCACTAAAACTCAGTAATTCAGATACACAAGAGATTCACGGATAGATTGTCGGTTATAATAATAGCcctaaatttcaggttgtcacagaacTCGTCCATTTTTTAGTGAACTCATATGAAAAGCACTTTAATTGTCTAGTTGGGTGGGAAGCATTTGTGTGTAGAAGGATATTTATGCTAACATTGACTCGGAATACCATATGCACCTATAAAATTGTAATCAGGGAAAAAAATTTGTGCTGCCCCTAACAAATTTTTCTGGTTCCGCCCCTATTATAGGGTATTAAGTTAAAAGTCGATTAATATATCCCATTAGACTTTGTTGGACTGAAAAGGcctatgcaaaccctaaataaaaTGGAAACTTGGTGGAAACTTGGGGGATACTGCACAGAAACGTATTGTGTTTACCAGATACGTCATGGAAACGTTTGCTAGACGTTTCCATGGAGTATCGGATACCAGAACAGCGACCGAGTTGAAGTTTCCATGCATCATAGATTTAATGTTTGTATATTGAAAAAACATAAGGTTTACAAATCAGAAATGTCtttttttacaagtttcagaattTCTGAAGGTATagttttttttgtgattttttttctttcttcttcttttatatattatttctaataaaattttgatttctaCATGTTTATAAAGGACAAAGGTGCTAAGAGGGAGAAGTGTTGTAATtttcttaggtgttgtttgttttttcaacGAGAAAATGcgtgaagtctgcggaccacctctgcaatcatctgtagcagaagaggtggaactaggggtgagcgcggtgcggttcggtgcggttattagccaaaacctcaccactaaccgcaaatgcggttaatccattttcaaaaccgcatggtgcggttatttttgcggtgcggttaggcggttatttttgcggtgcggttttgttttttttgtgttgcggttattaaccgcatggatttggtgcgcttattttgtgtggtttttaaccacagtttagagttcaaatagttttaagagttcaaacatattacttgtaataataataaaaaccataaggtataagacaattaactatttaacttaaacctcaaacaactaatatcttaaaaacatcaaatcaatagtaattaacaataaatatcttaaaattgtctaatttcatcctttttcaaatttaaacataagaaaaaaccaacacttttgtcTTTTACTATTTTATCCGTCTTTCATTCATGAaatttgtcttatttttaatatttaataaactaataattgataaaaaattgtatataatatatgctgtgcggtgcggttttttttgcggtttttggaaactaataaccgcaccgcaccgcaattttccggtttttgaaaaacagaaaacctcaccatcggtttttattgcggttgcggtttttcagttgcggtttatgcggtttttgcggttaattttagttgcggtgtggtttttgctcacccctaggtGGAACAGACGGCTGCaacatttaataaaaaatatgtttgtttttttaacatttgcAGACTGCTGCAGTAAGTTAAACTAAGGCGTGAAGAGGTTTGAAGCAGTTGGTTTAATGTTGCGTCACGCAACAGTTTTTAAGTCAGaagtcttctgaaaaacaaacagctgTGAAGGGTcaagtgttgcgcgtgtgctaCGCGACGCTGCAATAAGTGGTCGGAAgtggtttttttaaaaaaataaacagcTCCTTAGTTTCTACACCAATTTTGGAGTTAAGAGCCAAGAAGGAAATCTAGTTATAATTCTTTTGCAATATGTGATGtttgcattttaaaaaatataaggtTTTACAATTcacaaaggtttttttttttacaaatttcagAGTTTTTGAAGATAATTATTTTCttgatttgtaattttttttctttcttatctACAAGGAAAAAGCCATTACCAACGATAAAAGTCGCCGATAAAAGTTTCAAAAGTCGCCGGTAATATTAATAGCGGCGGTACTGAGTTGCCGCTACTGCCTCGTCGCTATTGATcagtttgtcgccgctaataagtATTGTCGCCGCGTGTTTTTTCGTTAACTATTAGCGGCGACTATTTTAACTCTTTAGCGGCAACAAATATGTCGCCGGTATTAGGTTAGATACGATAAGACACCCCACCCGTTGGATTAGATATCTCATCGAACGGTTCATATGTAACAGAGGGGGAAAGTGCGGATTCGGGTGCCAAACCTTTACCGGCGACACTATTACCGGCGACAAAGGGCTTTAGCGGCGACAATATCTAGAGTCGCCGCTAAAGCCCCTTGTCGCTGGTAAAGTGTATATTTCTTAGTGCTTGTTCGTCATATATTATTTCTAATAAATTTTTTGGTTTCTATAGATTTATAGAGGACAAAGGTGTTAGAGGGAAGAAGTGTTAATAATTTTGTTTTGGAGTTGAAAGCCAATAAGGAATTCTGGTTATACTTGTTTTGCTTCGATTTTAAATTAAATCTTTCAAGTTTTAGAGCTTTTTTCTTTAATTGCACAGGCCTTCTTGCGCATACATATATGTGTCGGGTGTTGAAAATTCATTATTTTAGGATTTTGTCCAAACATATTAAGAATCAACCAACATAATAGTACGCCCAAATGGTACACaaataattataacaaaacataaTAGCAGccataattataacaaaacatgaTAGTACGCCCAAAGGATACACAACACATATGATCCACCAAAATGGTACACAACACATAAGATCCAGTAAAAAACGTTATAGAAACTTGCATAAAATTCAAATAGAAATTCGAATTAACGTTGGTTATAATATGAATAATGAATGGTCAACCACATAAATGGCTGAAAGGCGATTTCTCAACCTtaatttccccccttaaaaatcTCAACTTTCCCCACATTTTCTTGAGTGAAAGTTTGATTGTTTCCCAGATTTGAAGGACCTTCTTCTCCATCAACCCCAATCCTTTCTTCATCCGCTCTTTCCATAATTCTCCACTTGCATCACCAACCATGGTATGTATCTCTTCTTCTTGTTGATTTATGATCCTATTTTGAAGAAATTTATTTGATTTATATATGTTGATGACCATGATTCAATTATATGTTTTGATGCATGATGGGTGTATTTCCATTtggtttttggtttttgtttttttcgTTGTAATGATTTGTGGATTAGGCGAATGCGGCATCTGGAATGGCTGTTGACGATCAATGTAAGTTAAAGTTTTTGGAGTTAAAAGCAAAACGGAACTACCGGTTTATTACATACAAAATCGAGGATCAACAGGTGATCGTTGACAAGATTGGTGGCCCCGATAAAAACTACGAAGATTTCACAAACTCTCTTCCTGGCGATGAATGCCGCTATGCTGTCTTTGATTTTGACTTCACTACTGATGAGAATTGTCAGAAAAGCAAGATTATCTTCATTGCCTGGTACCCATATCAAATCTATCATCACAATTCACATGCATGCATGCCTTTTCCTTCCATTTATCTTTTTATCTGACATCATAAAAATGCGATAATCTATAACTGAGAGGGTATATATATGCTGATATAAGAAAACGATAATGGGTTATTGCAGGTCACCAGATACATCAAAGGTGAGAATGAAGATGGTGTATGCAAGCTCCAAAGACAGATTCAAGAGAGAACTTGATGGGATTCAGGTCGAGTTGCAAGCAACGGATCCTAGTGAGATGAGCTTCGATATTTTAAAATCGCGAGCTAATATCTAAATAAATTTCTTCTACAAGAGAATTTGGTTTCATAAACCTTTATTAATCATTCTCTTATATTATTTTTTTGctcaattttttcaaaaaaaactaaGTACTCCTCATTAATGTAGTGTAATGCATCACTATGTCCTCGTATCTTCACTTTTTATTGACATTCAATATTCATTAAAGTCTATACTTTTGTACTACGCAATTATTCATATTTGTAATTGGCATTCATTAAATCTAGAGATACTACTACAAAAAATTTAACGTCTaaatcatagattaaaagttgtaaAGGGAAACCGATATTTCACAAGATTAGTTTCTTCAACTGTTGGAAAATAGTAACCTTTTATTTTTCTACATTACAATTTTTTAACGGAGTATCCCTGCATGAGATGATATATATGCTGTTAAAAGATCTAAAATTAATGCCTAAAGCACTCGACATCAGCTAAATAGTACTCGGATCATCATTCATGATGATTAGTGACACAGTGAAAGAGGCCTTACAAGTAACAACTACAATTCCTCATCCTTCAAATTTTGGTAGTAAATATTTATGTTATAAAATATACATCATAATTGATTAGGTTTCCACTCAAGAAATAATACTAAATTTTGTAGATTGTGTGTCCTTCCTAATATTGATTAGGTTTCTACTCAAGAAATAATACTAAAAATATTTTGTAGACGtacataaacttttttttttaataaaaattattatatgTAAAGTAATAGGAATGCATACGCTTGAACCAAATCTTGCATGCCTTGACCCACACCAATGTAAAAGTCCTTACGTCTGCCTTTAACTGCATAAATTTATACATTTTACAAAAAACAACAAACCAATATTCATcaagatcacttttggtcaacaaatttaatcctattacacttaaataatattgatgatatTAAATCACCAACAATCTAGATGTTTTTTTAGGAATTTTTTTATGAAACATGTTATTTTTATTCATATAGTGATTCATATGTTTTGTTCGCtataaaaatatgtagaaaaaaactttttacattcCTACCAAAAACAATTCTTACCGGATATATGAAACTGCTAGTCGGCCGTAGGTGATAGTTTTTGTAAgcatgaaaaaaaattatgtatcgGTCAACCGTAGCATACCCGAGTTTTATTTTCTAGATCTGCAACTGGCTATATTTTTTGGTCGGTAATTAGGggatatttaattttattttttcttgaaaTGAAGGTTGACACCATCTTCTGTGCTAAACAAAAGTAGGGTACTTTCTCCCTCTATCTATCCTTTTTTCCAGTTTTCTTCATTGTTATCACATTTTTGTTTGATTTATGTATTTGATTTAGAAATTGGGCTTTATAGGCTTGAATGCTCTTATCAAATGAAGGACGAGGGTAAGAGTTCATTCAAGCTAAGGTGCAAACTAAATTCTTGAGCTATTTGATGGTATAATTGTTCTTGCTCTtgaaaactgtgacaacccgaagtttatcCCGTCTTTGTAACCCGTTCTGTTATTAAAATTCgtctttttcaaattgtttccgtttacatttttaaattaagtcatttatttagagacttctattatgacttaatgggtgtccaaacacgttagaaactcatgaaaacatcccaaactattatttagaaaatttatagtttcgaccacgtcgggttacgacaacttaatcgggtgcgaccaaaagcctcgcttaacatcagtatcgggtagaattctaccgtgtcccaaactttaaccatatataaagttaagtgagactcatttgaagcctttttccactctctctctctactctctctcctcaatccaagttctaggtcccaaaatcatcaaattcaagctccaaatcgtcaaggtaactaccctagctcatagtataacctctttggctttcaaattcgtgCTTAATCCATGAAATAGGACCAtgttcatgtgtttacagccctagaacagtcctaggccgtaaacacacataaaatgggtttttgagccttaaaacccttccaaaccacctttagagcttagatatgacttaggggctttcaAGACTGCACTTAGAACACCTAAACCTCAACATTGAGGAggtaaacatgattttatggcccaagcacatgcttggactgtaaacaccaattcttaggtcgtaaacaccttctaaggtgttaagatgccccttaaacacctcctaagcctttgaataaagtctagaagcaaccacaaatgtGTTAGGGACGTTAAACTTGATATAAACCAccccctaaggagttcacggccgtaaaccccccaaggaaggttcctgggccgtaaactcctataaatgggtcaaatggtgccttaactTCATCCTATGACTTGTATATTGAGCTAGAAACTCTTGtgattgacctaggaccaccaaagcaCACTTTAAATGggcacataagagtttacggccgtaaactcctcaaatggtccttatgatGTTCAAATCCCATTCCAATGCATTAAAACCAAGCCTATCATTAACCCTCAagagttgtaagaccatttagcaccctagaacaccccaccatgagtttacgaccgtaaactcatggggagttggtcattagaaccgtaaactctcttaggagtttactcttgaagagtaaactccatatccaagccatatacgtccatagatgtcacccaggtcactccaaacacttgtaatgaagtgtttttgcgactagaagtgtatatcctcaGCTAATTAGTAGTACAAAGCCtgattagatacaaatgtgtatcttttcatattacataggaacctcgcatgcgttcaagccccgaactgacgtttagcattcaaaccgacacattccgtgattggtgagttcatacccctacacctttttccgtgtttttcattgtttccagggggaatacaagcaaaagtacaaggatatcttgtactcacacttattatttcatttgaattgtttcatattccacatgcttttaacaatcaaaatcgtattaaccaacagtttgacttgcagagttagttttcaaatcttattatatattgttatattatatatttctcAGATGATTTTCCACTTTATTATTGTTAAAGGCATTAGTTTAGTACTTTTTAttcgtcctctgtaacactccacaaagatacgcgagtggaggaccgccctttGTAATTAGAATCtaaaacaggattttccgcattattacgtTTAAATTCGTTAATCTTAATAATTGGAGACATGTTCtttgtaacactccacagagatacgcgagtgcatgaccgcccctgtaaccagaatctcctggagggagagcgtgacttgagtgtgtagatctatacggggctgactaccccgcacctggttgctagctacagtcgaaccgaaaggttcaagggtaatgaaagtcataaaatgatactggacttcttattgccatatctagtctatcgtatggttatggaactcgcaatttagataacggagatttacttgttagtaataatgaatttagtaagctaataaccttaagaattagtttactttccacacaatagttttatatacgtgttaaaactaacatacatttcaaggataacAAGGCTTTCAGGAAACCTCAcacaaacattttaagtatggtagatacttgtacattacatttggattcgataaccaaacacaaacttttaggaaaataagggtttttcctgggataactgaactgttcttaactagaccgtgtaactaatggataactaaactttacttttaagaaaatatgggattttcttggattcataacttttacagaaaaccaaaggaaactcgttcatttttagaaaaacacaacgcttatgaactcaccagctttatgttgatttttaaaatgcttgtattctcaggtcgacattagacaggtaccccgcgatcttttggaagtcggagcgtatagaagacccgtcttagcttttgttcatatgatacttATATGTATAAtacttgtaacactttactttcaaacaaatgtaaatttcctatgtaatgtaatgttttgtgtttactatgcttactatgtacattggttgcgatacttcatgacgtcctccgtcccggaacgtttccgccatcggtttcggggtgtgacaaaaacatTTTTAGCTTAATTTGAGATATTTTTTACCACAAGATCTATTTTGCTTGATTTTACTCCAACTGTTCCATTTTTTATGGATTACAGTCACTTAATTCATTAGGTACGTAGCTATTATGGAGATTTATTCGGCATTAACTCAATTGATGCGTAGATGTATTTGTTACCATTATGCTACTTTTGTTTCATTGTATTTTTGATTGTATGAATTGAATTAGGAGTCTCTTATAAGTAAGTATTTAATAATGATTTCTGAATATTATTTGTCCTGGATTTGAAGGTTGTTGATATAAGCAAAATATAGGCAAACAAATGGGTCTGCGTTGTAGAAATTTTCCTTACTCACAATTAATATGTAGGCTGTTATCATTTGTATTTTTTATCACCAAAAGGTGTGAATTTTATATTGGTAATACTGATTGAATGATCTTTTATTTTCACTTGGTATAAAATGAAAATGTTATATCTTTAATGATTCAAATTTACCTTGCAAAAAACTTACAATTTTAAAAGTAGTTAGTTGTTAGTTTGTTCTTAAATtagaatcatatatgattgttcaATAGGTAGAGAAAGATGCTAAAAGGAAAGAAAAAGTTGCAATTATAATTGATTTTGGGAGTTGGAGCTTTTTAAAGTGCTAATAAGATGCATGTTTATTATTTAAAAGGAAAAAACATAGAGTGTTGGGTTTAATTCTGACTTTACTTAGAATTGGTGACCGAGTCTCTTGACTTTTCCTCAGGAGTAATTAATGGGTTATTGTTTAGTATTCAAGTTATTGATTAGGTAGTAGTAGAGTTAGTTATCTcgtccaatatatatatatatatatatatatatatatatatatatatatatatatatatatatatatatatatatatgtgtgtgtgtgtgtgtgtgtgtgtctgtattTTGTGTTTATATGTAATGTGTACATGTGGGCAAGATATGATGTAGCAATCAATGAGACTTGCTACACCCCTGAGACTTTCATGCATGAGTATGTGTGGAGTGAATGGTTTGAAtcctacatttggtatcagagccttaagACAGTGGGATCATCTGAACAGGTTCTATGTGAACCATAGAGTCCACTGAAAGTTGAAGCTCTGTGAGAGTCAAACGAACCTCTATGTGAGACCAGTTCAAAACCAAGAATTTATGTGATGGAGTTTGAAGTCCGGTCTGTATGAGTTGAAGGAAAGGTTGTGTGCTGAATCAATGTTTTGGGTAAACCAAGAAGAGAAGCTAACTTGTGTGGTGAAACTATCTAAGGTGAAGAGATAAATCTATGTGATCAAAAAATAAAGAATTATGTGCACCTGTAAGTGTGTATAGGTAGggttgaagaaaagaagaagactTGAAACAAAACAACAAATATGTGTGATATGTGATAGCCATTATGAAACAGATGATGTTTCATGTTCTTTTTCCAGTCTCGAAGAAGGAGTTTGTTCAGTTTTTTGTAGGTccgactgtgacatccccattttcacggccagaaaacaccgatgttgtttatgctttataaaaatcagagtacttcattttataaaaatgttgcggaatttgttcccagaaaaacatggtaaatacgttattaaaacattttcgaagaaacgtatttatttcattttaaaacgtttgggatgtcatcgttaatatagaaacataagcataaacagaacttacaattatttacactagtgatctacatctctttaaatctctcagtgtaatgtcacttcatatcaacacctgtgatataaataaactgagtgggtcaggttgggaaacctggtgagtacatagggttttcaacccaaaataatataattattatgtttaaacaatcaaataatcaacccaattacccatccccattatcttctttattcttaaggatctaccctaagaatcagctatttctcattcattcattcctaaggatcatcctaagtaaacaacatgaagtccattgttgccaatgacactttggtcaagcgc containing:
- the LOC111896284 gene encoding actin-depolymerizing factor 7 is translated as MAVDDQCKLKFLELKAKRNYRFITYKIEDQQVIVDKIGGPDKNYEDFTNSLPGDECRYAVFDFDFTTDENCQKSKIIFIAWSPDTSKVRMKMVYASSKDRFKRELDGIQVELQATDPSEMSFDILKSRANI